The Nostoc sp. 'Lobaria pulmonaria (5183) cyanobiont' genome window below encodes:
- a CDS encoding L,D-transpeptidase, with amino-acid sequence MKRQISPDWVRRLQIILTGTALTLSVFTTTGTSEVWANSKNQVIAQKIQTLQQSNQRWIQIDLSKQRLIAWQGDKVVYGSAISSGKKATPTLVGTFKVQSKFKTTRMQGENYNVPNVPYAMFYQGNYAIHGAYWHKRFGTPVSHGCVNIAPKHAKWLFEWASVGTPIVIHK; translated from the coding sequence ATGAAAAGACAAATTTCTCCTGACTGGGTTCGTCGCTTACAAATAATACTCACTGGTACGGCACTGACCTTAAGTGTTTTTACTACTACTGGAACCAGTGAAGTTTGGGCGAATTCCAAAAATCAAGTGATTGCACAAAAAATCCAGACATTACAACAATCAAATCAGCGCTGGATTCAAATTGATCTTTCAAAGCAAAGATTAATAGCTTGGCAAGGTGACAAAGTGGTTTATGGAAGTGCTATTTCCTCTGGTAAAAAAGCTACTCCTACTCTTGTTGGTACTTTTAAGGTTCAATCCAAGTTTAAAACTACGCGGATGCAAGGAGAAAACTACAATGTTCCCAACGTTCCTTATGCGATGTTTTACCAAGGTAATTACGCTATTCACGGAGCTTACTGGCATAAAAGATTTGGTACTCCAGTGAGTCACGGCTGTGTGAATATCGCACCTAAACATGCAAAATGGCTATTCGAGTGGGCATCGGTAGGGACACCAATAGTCATTCATAAATAA
- a CDS encoding bifunctional 4-hydroxy-2-oxoglutarate aldolase/2-dehydro-3-deoxy-phosphogluconate aldolase gives MPNQIWLSQLEKHRAIAVIRAPKIEVGQQMAMAVASGGMQLIEITWNSDRAGELISQLRLELPACIIGTGTLFNVQQLQDAIASGAQFLFTPHVDPAMIQAAQEKNVPIIPGALTPTEIVTAWSQGASCVKVFPVQAVGGADYIKSLQGPLGEIPLIPTGGVTLENAKEFLQAGAIAVGLSGELFPQKLLIEGNWSAIATQAKNLMQQLG, from the coding sequence ATGCCTAATCAAATTTGGTTATCACAGTTGGAAAAACACCGAGCGATCGCAGTTATCCGCGCCCCTAAAATCGAAGTGGGGCAACAAATGGCAATGGCTGTAGCATCTGGGGGAATGCAGCTAATTGAGATTACCTGGAATAGCGATCGCGCTGGGGAATTAATCAGTCAACTACGTTTGGAATTACCAGCCTGTATCATTGGCACTGGTACGCTATTCAATGTGCAGCAGCTACAAGATGCGATCGCATCTGGGGCGCAATTCCTCTTCACACCCCACGTCGATCCGGCAATGATTCAAGCAGCACAAGAAAAAAATGTGCCTATCATACCAGGAGCGCTGACTCCTACAGAAATTGTTACCGCTTGGAGTCAGGGCGCTAGTTGTGTAAAAGTGTTTCCCGTGCAGGCAGTGGGAGGGGCTGATTATATCAAAAGTTTGCAAGGGCCGCTGGGTGAGATTCCCTTAATTCCTACTGGTGGTGTCACTCTCGAAAATGCCAAAGAATTTTTGCAAGCCGGAGCGATCGCTGTCGGTTTGAGCGGAGAATTATTTCCCCAAAAGCTTCTCATAGAGGGAAATTGGTCAGCGATCGCAACTCAGGCAAAAAACCTAATGCAACAGTTAGGTTAA
- a CDS encoding GlsB/YeaQ/YmgE family stress response membrane protein produces MNILAWIVLGLIAGAIAKAIYPGHQGGGILGTIVLGIIGAFVGGSLGVFFSTGTLALAAPSLSIPGIAVAVLGAIVAVFLWNLITNRSAV; encoded by the coding sequence ATGAATATTCTTGCTTGGATTGTTTTAGGTCTAATTGCTGGTGCGATCGCAAAAGCTATCTACCCCGGTCATCAAGGTGGCGGTATTCTAGGAACAATTGTGCTAGGAATCATCGGTGCTTTTGTTGGCGGTAGTTTAGGTGTATTCTTCAGTACGGGAACCTTAGCCCTGGCCGCTCCTAGTCTTAGTATTCCAGGTATTGCAGTCGCTGTTCTTGGTGCAATTGTCGCAGTTTTCTTGTGGAATTTAATAACCAACCGCAGTGCTGTATAA
- a CDS encoding nucleotide-binding protein, with product MEPKHLKLFMSSSLEPQFIQDFTHFEQHVAKLIHKAGWTVETAKTNQPGYDLVVKKENLVVVVQVKWLKSNVTAPQLLKFADFLDSDEGKKFNFGWFITTKGFGGPALALMRTWGKDTKIRCGIAHENKLVAINGPNNPDPLPKTQKKVYFGVFTCKGGVGKTTVAGHLAGALALQGFNVALVDLDPEQNLQKLVGDGVFVPNPKGVGTTIQVFDGNDWDEDAARDCQIVICDCSPALERNPQELVKRLDYCIIPTTFNPLGISKHGKVIQDTVKEIREINNKADLFVLVNNFKDPGIKRLRLLKEVYSNNYKEISKIDKKFHCIDPEEVCIRTSDLLYYWGIHILENPENPASRLAFDLVGGRCYPREDFINLADYIEREAGIGILRAN from the coding sequence ATGGAACCAAAACACCTAAAGCTGTTTATGTCGTCATCATTAGAGCCACAATTCATCCAGGATTTTACCCACTTTGAGCAGCACGTAGCGAAATTGATCCATAAAGCAGGTTGGACAGTTGAAACTGCAAAGACCAATCAACCTGGCTACGATCTAGTGGTCAAAAAAGAAAACCTAGTTGTTGTTGTTCAGGTTAAATGGCTAAAAAGTAATGTAACAGCGCCACAGCTTTTAAAGTTTGCTGACTTTTTAGATTCTGACGAAGGTAAAAAATTTAATTTTGGTTGGTTCATAACTACAAAAGGATTTGGCGGCCCAGCATTGGCATTAATGAGAACCTGGGGTAAAGATACTAAAATTCGCTGTGGGATTGCCCATGAAAATAAGCTGGTTGCCATTAATGGCCCAAATAATCCTGACCCTCTGCCAAAAACTCAAAAAAAAGTTTATTTTGGAGTTTTTACCTGTAAAGGCGGAGTAGGAAAAACAACTGTAGCAGGTCATTTAGCAGGAGCATTAGCGCTGCAAGGATTTAATGTAGCACTTGTGGATTTAGACCCAGAACAAAATCTGCAAAAATTAGTAGGTGATGGGGTTTTTGTTCCCAATCCTAAAGGGGTAGGTACAACTATTCAAGTTTTTGATGGAAATGATTGGGATGAAGATGCTGCACGTGACTGTCAAATAGTAATTTGCGATTGCTCACCAGCATTAGAGCGTAATCCCCAAGAGCTAGTTAAGCGATTAGATTATTGTATTATCCCAACAACCTTCAATCCACTGGGAATAAGTAAGCACGGTAAAGTTATTCAAGATACTGTTAAAGAAATACGTGAAATCAATAATAAAGCTGATTTATTCGTACTAGTTAACAACTTTAAAGATCCTGGGATTAAGCGTTTAAGGCTTTTAAAAGAAGTCTATTCTAATAATTATAAAGAAATTAGTAAAATAGATAAGAAATTTCATTGTATAGATCCAGAAGAAGTTTGTATTCGGACTAGCGACCTACTTTACTACTGGGGTATACATATACTCGAAAATCCAGAAAATCCTGCCAGTAGATTAGCCTTTGATCTAGTTGGCGGAAGATGCTACCCGCGTGAAGATTTTATCAACTTAGCAGATTACATTGAAAGAGAAGCTGGTATAGGAATTCTTAGAGCTAATTAA
- a CDS encoding metallophosphoesterase has translation MHWLLSGPLSTEALTVNIAGLPASLQGKKLVQLSDFHYDGLRLSEKMLEKAIAVTNEAKPDLILLTGDYVTDDPTPIHQLVLRLKHLQSRSGIYAILGNHDIHYRQAKVLVTEALTNIGIHVLWNEIAYPLGKELPLVGLADSWSREFYPATVMNQLDPDTPCIVLSHNPDTAEILQRWRVDLQLSGHTHGGQIVIPGIGPAALFYEKLVKKIPRKVRRRFPFLEINVSVVNHWEWAQGLHRLGKNQLYVNRGLGTYLPGRLFCRPEVTIITLQGE, from the coding sequence ATGCATTGGTTGTTATCTGGGCCGTTGAGTACAGAAGCATTGACGGTTAACATTGCAGGGTTGCCTGCATCGTTACAAGGTAAGAAGCTGGTGCAATTGTCAGATTTTCACTACGATGGTTTGCGGCTGTCGGAAAAGATGTTAGAAAAAGCGATCGCAGTGACTAACGAAGCTAAACCAGATTTAATTTTATTAACTGGTGACTACGTAACTGACGATCCTACACCAATTCACCAACTGGTACTTCGACTCAAACATCTGCAAAGTCGCAGTGGTATCTATGCTATTCTTGGCAATCACGATATACATTACAGACAGGCAAAAGTATTAGTTACAGAAGCCCTTACTAATATTGGAATTCACGTCCTTTGGAATGAAATTGCTTATCCATTAGGAAAAGAATTGCCACTCGTTGGACTGGCTGATAGTTGGTCACGGGAATTCTACCCCGCAACAGTTATGAACCAGCTAGACCCCGACACACCCTGCATCGTTTTATCTCACAACCCAGATACTGCGGAGATATTACAAAGATGGCGAGTTGATTTACAATTATCTGGTCATACTCACGGTGGTCAAATCGTGATTCCCGGAATTGGCCCTGCGGCGTTGTTTTACGAAAAGCTTGTAAAAAAAATACCCAGAAAAGTGCGGCGTCGATTCCCATTTTTAGAAATAAATGTTTCTGTAGTCAACCATTGGGAATGGGCGCAGGGTTTGCATCGGCTAGGTAAAAATCAGCTATATGTCAATCGTGGTTTGGGAACTTACCTCCCAGGACGCTTATTTTGCCGCCCAGAAGTTACTATAATTACCCTACAAGGTGAGTAG
- a CDS encoding metallophosphoesterase, with amino-acid sequence MHWLFTGHLRVDKITVKIAELPASLQGTTLVQLSDFHYDGLRLSEEMLEKAIALTNEAEPDLILLTGDYVTDDPTPIHQLVLRLKHLQSRCGIYAVLGNHDIYYSHSKAEVTQALTSIGVHVLWNEIAYPLGKELPLVGLADYWSREFYPALVMNQLDSLTPRIVLSHNPDTAKILQQWRVDLQLSGHTHGGHIVIPGIGPVVLYYKKLLKQIPKKLRRWVTFFLGDCSKVVRYWEWAQGFHKVEENQLYVNRGLGTYKPGRLFCPPEVTVITLIRH; translated from the coding sequence ATGCATTGGTTGTTTACAGGACATTTAAGAGTAGATAAAATAACGGTTAAGATTGCGGAACTTCCTGCATCTTTACAAGGTACAACGTTAGTACAGTTATCAGATTTTCACTATGATGGTTTGCGACTGTCGGAAGAGATGTTAGAAAAAGCGATCGCACTTACTAATGAAGCTGAACCAGATTTAATTCTATTAACTGGTGACTACGTAACTGACGATCCCACACCAATTCACCAATTGGTGCTTCGACTCAAACATCTGCAAAGTCGCTGTGGTATCTACGCCGTACTTGGGAACCACGATATCTATTACAGCCACTCCAAAGCAGAAGTTACACAAGCATTAACTAGCATTGGGGTTCACGTACTTTGGAATGAAATCGCCTATCCACTAGGAAAAGAATTACCACTGGTAGGGCTAGCTGATTATTGGTCACGGGAATTTTACCCCGCACTAGTCATGAATCAACTAGACTCGCTTACACCGCGCATCGTTTTATCTCATAACCCAGATACAGCCAAGATATTGCAACAATGGCGCGTAGATTTACAACTATCTGGTCATACCCACGGTGGTCACATCGTCATTCCGGGCATTGGGCCTGTAGTACTTTATTATAAAAAGCTCCTCAAACAAATTCCCAAAAAATTGCGGCGTTGGGTAACATTTTTCTTAGGAGACTGCTCAAAAGTAGTGCGATATTGGGAGTGGGCGCAAGGGTTTCACAAGGTAGAAGAAAATCAACTATATGTTAATCGTGGTTTAGGAACTTATAAACCAGGACGTTTATTTTGTCCGCCGGAAGTGACTGTAATTACTTTAATTCGTCATTAG
- a CDS encoding WD40 repeat domain-containing protein, which translates to MNILAGHRSYVCAIAFSPDGQHLASGSADCTVKLWDVNTGQELYTLDNHSDWVNSVAFSPDGKTLVSGSRDMTIKLWRCDI; encoded by the coding sequence ATTAATATTCTTGCTGGACATCGCAGCTATGTTTGTGCGATCGCTTTTAGTCCCGATGGTCAGCATCTTGCTAGTGGTAGTGCAGATTGTACTGTGAAGCTATGGGATGTTAACACGGGACAAGAACTTTACACTTTGGATAACCATTCAGATTGGGTTAACTCTGTCGCTTTCAGTCCTGATGGCAAAACTTTGGTTAGCGGTAGTCGAGATATGACCATTAAGCTTTGGCGATGCGATATATAA
- a CDS encoding DnaJ domain-containing protein: MSDRFDINHIYDILGLKPGASADEVKQAYRQMAKTWHPDCFIEPEQKLEAEEKIKEINQAYARLKSYQPNETNQSASTSTKIDFTPSNAESFYKLGMEKAQKGKYSEAIENFTQAIRLNPNYFEAYKYRGLACSKLGYENRAKSDFKNARELELKQKKVSPKPPPPKPTSPPPKPPTSPPLESQSQPSPWKCVHTLTHQNWVFTTAISPDGQTLASGSSDNTINIWHLDTGKLLHTLTSHTKWVRCLAFSPDSQTLVSSSDDSSIMIWQMSTGKLFKTLKVHSTPVFSVIISPDGQTILSGGTDTTIKISHIEMGQLLQVLKGHSSFIYSLTTCPKQQIFVSSGADNTIKLWNFKSRKLLQTLNGHSGWVMCVAISLDGQILASGSYDQTIKL; encoded by the coding sequence ATGAGCGATCGCTTCGATATAAATCATATTTACGATATCCTTGGATTAAAACCAGGTGCATCTGCTGATGAGGTCAAGCAAGCTTACCGCCAGATGGCTAAGACTTGGCATCCAGATTGTTTTATTGAACCGGAGCAAAAGCTAGAAGCAGAAGAAAAAATCAAAGAAATCAATCAAGCTTATGCAAGATTAAAGTCTTATCAGCCAAATGAGACAAATCAATCTGCTTCCACTTCTACCAAAATTGATTTCACTCCATCTAATGCTGAAAGTTTCTACAAACTGGGCATGGAGAAAGCTCAAAAAGGAAAATATAGTGAAGCAATTGAAAACTTTACCCAAGCGATTCGTCTCAACCCCAACTACTTTGAAGCCTACAAATACCGAGGGCTTGCTTGCTCGAAACTAGGATATGAAAATAGAGCCAAGTCAGATTTTAAAAATGCCAGAGAACTGGAACTGAAACAGAAAAAAGTATCGCCAAAGCCACCACCACCCAAACCGACATCGCCGCCGCCAAAGCCACCAACGTCGCCACCACTTGAATCACAGTCTCAACCTTCACCCTGGAAATGTGTACACACCCTGACTCATCAGAACTGGGTTTTTACAACTGCAATCAGTCCAGATGGGCAAACTTTGGCTAGTGGAAGTAGTGATAATACTATCAATATTTGGCATCTCGACACAGGGAAATTACTACATACTCTCACTAGTCATACCAAATGGGTAAGATGCCTAGCCTTTAGCCCAGATAGCCAAACTCTGGTTAGTAGCAGTGATGACAGCAGCATAATGATTTGGCAAATGTCTACAGGTAAATTATTCAAGACACTCAAAGTACATTCAACTCCAGTTTTTTCTGTAATCATTAGTCCAGATGGTCAAACTATCCTGAGTGGCGGTACAGATACTACTATCAAGATTTCCCATATAGAGATGGGGCAATTACTGCAAGTCCTCAAAGGTCATTCTTCCTTCATTTACTCCCTTACTACTTGCCCAAAACAACAGATTTTTGTAAGTAGCGGTGCGGATAATACCATTAAGCTATGGAATTTTAAGAGTAGAAAACTGCTGCAAACTCTCAACGGGCATTCAGGTTGGGTGATGTGTGTTGCTATCAGCCTTGATGGGCAAATTTTAGCTAGTGGCAGTTATGACCAAACTATCAAGCTATAA
- a CDS encoding DnaJ domain-containing protein, whose protein sequence is MRDDRFDINDAYEILGLEPGASQAQVKRTYRKLVKIWHPDRFVDQRQKQEAEEKIKSINAAYNRLKSEIPSEPPIPENPSSSSPKNPPKISVNRWDAETFYNLGVENATQGRYEDAIADFTHAIGLNPHYVDAYKYRGLVCSQLGYEYRAASDLNKAAQIEEELINPGSTRRSRSPRYVSKPRPLVERFCQRIKSLLRLNRR, encoded by the coding sequence ATGCGCGACGATCGCTTCGATATTAATGATGCTTATGAAATTCTTGGGCTGGAACCCGGTGCGTCTCAAGCACAGGTGAAGCGAACTTACCGTAAACTGGTGAAAATTTGGCATCCCGATCGCTTTGTCGATCAAAGGCAAAAACAGGAAGCTGAAGAAAAAATAAAATCAATCAACGCAGCTTACAACAGGCTCAAATCTGAAATTCCATCTGAGCCACCTATTCCTGAAAACCCATCTTCATCTTCGCCTAAAAATCCCCCAAAAATATCTGTCAATCGTTGGGATGCAGAAACTTTCTATAATTTAGGAGTAGAAAATGCTACACAAGGCAGATATGAGGATGCGATCGCAGATTTTACGCACGCAATTGGTCTTAATCCTCACTATGTTGATGCATATAAATATCGTGGGCTAGTTTGCTCACAATTAGGATATGAATATAGAGCCGCTTCAGACTTAAATAAAGCTGCACAAATAGAAGAAGAGTTAATAAATCCAGGGAGTACGCGTAGATCGCGATCGCCTAGATATGTATCAAAACCTAGACCTCTAGTAGAAAGATTTTGTCAGAGGATAAAAAGTTTACTAAGACTAAATCGGCGTTAG
- a CDS encoding tocopherol cyclase family protein — MLTIPLNSLQTPHSGYHWDGSNRRFFEGWYYRVTLPEIGQTFAFMYSIEDPIGGKPYSGGAAQILGPDDEYLCRTFPDVNKFWGSRDVLGLGHWGKNNLQVSPLYLLPAEFEYHVQEGYQATATLNQGIIRERATNNYCRWQYEIQPVYGWGNQNAIQQSTAGWLSFLQIFEPGWQILMAHGLASGKIDWNGKIYEFTNAPAYGEKNWGGAFPQKWFWINCNCFEDEPDLALTAGGGRRGVLWWMESVAMIGLHYQGKFYEFVPWNSQVEWEIQPWGRWQMKASNSNYEIELTGTTDLSGTPLRAPTAEGLIYCCRDTMQGKLNLELRELNGRKSKIILKAESFLCGLEVGGGSWDNFWQSP, encoded by the coding sequence ATGTTAACTATTCCTCTAAATTCTCTCCAAACACCCCATTCTGGCTATCACTGGGATGGTAGTAATCGCCGCTTCTTTGAAGGTTGGTATTACCGCGTCACGTTACCGGAAATTGGGCAAACATTCGCCTTTATGTACTCTATTGAAGATCCCATCGGCGGTAAACCTTACAGTGGCGGTGCAGCTCAAATCCTCGGCCCGGATGATGAGTACCTTTGCCGTACTTTTCCTGATGTCAACAAATTTTGGGGTAGTCGGGATGTTTTGGGTTTAGGTCATTGGGGTAAAAATAATTTGCAAGTTTCTCCCCTATACTTACTCCCAGCAGAGTTTGAGTATCATGTCCAAGAAGGTTATCAAGCCACAGCCACCTTGAATCAGGGAATAATTCGCGAACGCGCCACCAATAATTATTGCCGTTGGCAGTATGAAATTCAACCAGTATACGGTTGGGGCAATCAAAATGCTATTCAGCAATCAACCGCAGGCTGGCTGTCATTCTTGCAGATTTTTGAACCTGGATGGCAAATTTTGATGGCTCATGGTTTAGCCAGTGGGAAGATTGACTGGAATGGCAAAATCTACGAATTCACTAACGCCCCAGCTTACGGTGAGAAAAATTGGGGTGGTGCTTTTCCTCAGAAATGGTTTTGGATAAATTGTAATTGCTTCGAGGACGAACCCGACTTAGCATTAACTGCTGGCGGTGGACGGCGGGGTGTGCTGTGGTGGATGGAATCTGTAGCGATGATTGGACTGCACTATCAAGGCAAGTTTTATGAATTTGTTCCCTGGAATTCACAAGTAGAGTGGGAAATTCAGCCTTGGGGTAGGTGGCAAATGAAAGCTAGCAACTCTAATTATGAAATTGAATTAACAGGAACCACAGATTTATCTGGTACACCTCTACGTGCGCCCACAGCAGAAGGTTTAATATACTGTTGCCGGGACACCATGCAAGGAAAACTAAATTTAGAGTTACGAGAACTAAATGGGAGAAAATCTAAAATAATTTTAAAAGCAGAAAGTTTTCTTTGTGGTTTAGAAGTAGGCGGCGGCTCTTGGGATAATTTTTGGCAGTCTCCCTAA
- a CDS encoding YdcF family protein: MAFVLPIIIWWGYKEVQNQFVQPQAVVVLGGSTRHLEREKFTAKFVREHPNIPIWITGGSPRTFTQRVFTKAGVDPQRLHLDYEAVDTVTNFTTLVDDLQARGIKSVYLITSDFHMRRACVIGEIILGSRGIYLKPVPVPSEKPPESIEKSIRDGARAIIWLATGYTGVDAAKNKR, translated from the coding sequence ATGGCTTTTGTCCTACCAATAATTATCTGGTGGGGATACAAAGAAGTACAAAACCAATTTGTGCAGCCGCAAGCAGTTGTAGTGTTAGGTGGTTCAACCAGACATTTAGAACGAGAAAAATTTACCGCAAAATTTGTTCGCGAGCATCCAAATATACCGATTTGGATTACAGGCGGCAGTCCACGTACATTCACCCAGAGAGTGTTTACCAAAGCTGGTGTTGATCCTCAACGTTTACACTTGGATTATGAAGCAGTAGATACAGTTACTAATTTTACTACTTTGGTAGATGATTTGCAAGCTCGTGGCATTAAAAGCGTTTATTTGATTACTTCAGACTTCCACATGCGCCGGGCTTGTGTCATTGGCGAAATTATTTTGGGTAGTCGGGGTATTTATTTAAAACCAGTGCCAGTTCCGTCAGAAAAACCCCCTGAATCTATCGAAAAATCTATTCGTGATGGAGCTAGAGCGATAATTTGGTTAGCAACTGGTTACACTGGTGTGGATGCCGCTAAAAATAAACGGTAA
- a CDS encoding GuaB3 family IMP dehydrogenase-related protein, whose amino-acid sequence MEIQLGRGKTARRAYGIDEIALAPGNRTLDPSLADTNWRIGNIEREIPIIASAMDSVVDVRMAVRLSQLGALGVLNLEGIQTRYADPEPILDRITSVGKDEFVALMQELYAEPIKPELIEQRIQEIKQQGGIAALSATPAGASKYGEVVAKAGADLFFVQATVVSTAHLSPESLVPLDLAEFCRSMPIPVVLGNCVTYEVTLNLLKAGAAGVLVGIGPGAACTSRGVLGVGVPQATAIADCAAARDDYYNETGNYIPIIADGGLITGGDICKCIACGADGVMIGSPFARAAEAPGRGYHWGMATPSPVLPRGTRIRVATTGSLEQILIGPAGLDDGTHNLLGALKTSMGTLGVKNIKEMQQVEVVIAPSLLTEGKVYQKAQQLGMGK is encoded by the coding sequence GTGGAAATTCAACTTGGGCGGGGAAAAACAGCTCGCAGAGCTTACGGAATAGATGAAATTGCTCTAGCCCCTGGTAACAGAACACTAGACCCTAGTTTGGCAGATACTAACTGGCGTATTGGCAATATTGAGCGAGAAATCCCAATAATTGCTAGTGCTATGGATAGTGTAGTAGATGTTCGTATGGCTGTACGTTTGTCACAGTTAGGAGCATTAGGTGTCCTCAACTTAGAGGGTATTCAAACTCGCTATGCCGACCCAGAGCCAATATTAGATCGGATTACCTCTGTGGGGAAAGATGAATTTGTTGCTCTAATGCAAGAACTCTATGCCGAACCAATAAAACCGGAATTAATTGAACAACGTATTCAGGAAATTAAACAACAAGGTGGCATTGCCGCACTGAGTGCGACTCCAGCCGGTGCAAGTAAATATGGTGAGGTAGTGGCAAAAGCGGGGGCAGATTTATTTTTTGTCCAGGCTACGGTAGTTTCTACTGCACATTTGTCACCAGAATCTTTAGTACCACTTGATTTAGCAGAATTTTGCCGTTCCATGCCCATCCCCGTGGTATTGGGTAATTGCGTGACTTACGAAGTCACGTTGAATTTGTTGAAAGCTGGGGCGGCTGGGGTACTGGTGGGAATTGGGCCTGGTGCGGCTTGTACTTCTCGTGGGGTGTTGGGTGTAGGTGTGCCACAGGCGACTGCGATCGCAGATTGTGCCGCAGCACGAGATGATTACTACAACGAAACTGGCAACTATATTCCCATTATTGCTGATGGCGGTTTAATCACCGGTGGCGATATTTGCAAATGCATCGCCTGTGGTGCTGATGGTGTGATGATTGGCTCCCCTTTTGCCAGAGCCGCAGAAGCCCCAGGACGAGGTTATCATTGGGGTATGGCGACTCCTAGCCCAGTCTTGCCCCGTGGTACTCGCATTCGCGTAGCCACCACTGGTAGCCTCGAGCAAATACTCATTGGCCCAGCAGGGCTAGATGATGGCACTCACAATCTTTTAGGAGCCTTAAAGACTAGTATGGGCACTTTGGGAGTGAAAAATATTAAAGAAATGCAGCAGGTGGAAGTTGTGATTGCACCTTCTTTATTAACCGAGGGGAAAGTTTACCAAAAAGCTCAACAATTAGGTATGGGGAAATAA
- the trxA gene encoding thioredoxin, whose protein sequence is MSTAAQVTDSSFKQEVLDSDVPVLVDFWAPWCGPCRMVAPVVDEISEQYKGQIKVVKVNTDENPNVASQYGIRSIPTLMIFKGGQKVDMVVGAVPKTTLASTLEKHL, encoded by the coding sequence ATGTCAACAGCCGCACAAGTTACCGATTCTAGTTTTAAGCAAGAAGTACTCGACAGCGATGTACCCGTTTTAGTTGACTTTTGGGCACCCTGGTGCGGACCATGCCGTATGGTAGCTCCTGTTGTCGATGAAATCTCCGAACAGTACAAAGGTCAAATAAAGGTCGTAAAAGTCAACACAGATGAAAATCCGAATGTTGCTAGTCAGTACGGCATTCGCAGCATTCCCACATTAATGATTTTTAAGGGTGGACAAAAAGTGGATATGGTGGTCGGCGCTGTGCCTAAAACTACATTAGCTTCCACTCTCGAAAAGCATCTTTGA